From the genome of Gemmatimonas phototrophica, one region includes:
- a CDS encoding flagellar protein FlgN gives MSPTTLYAHEPASRVGLQSSALLDALHDALISERRLLDDLIAQMRRQRTAVAADDIQGVDDSTFATHRILATLGQARTRRRQLNVLLGGTEECTLREVEELLGDLVDDRFRDARARLQQSADMLTREVGMNRKMLREALTTTDTHVRTLVGAPASPSTYASEGVVPPTTGAPRGVLVNRTV, from the coding sequence ATGTCGCCCACGACTCTGTACGCACACGAACCCGCGTCACGCGTTGGCTTGCAGTCCTCGGCACTGCTCGACGCGCTCCATGACGCGTTGATCAGCGAACGGCGCTTGCTCGATGATCTCATCGCGCAGATGCGCCGTCAGCGGACGGCGGTTGCTGCCGACGACATCCAGGGCGTCGACGACAGCACCTTTGCCACGCACCGCATCCTCGCCACGCTGGGGCAGGCCCGGACGCGCCGTCGTCAGCTCAACGTGCTGCTGGGCGGTACCGAAGAGTGCACGCTGCGCGAGGTGGAGGAATTGCTGGGCGATTTGGTAGATGATCGGTTCCGCGACGCGCGCGCCCGTCTGCAGCAGTCAGCCGACATGCTGACCCGCGAGGTGGGCATGAACCGGAAGATGCTGCGCGAAGCGCTGACCACCACGGACACGCATGTGCGCACGCTGGTCGGTGCGCCGGCCAGTCCGTCCACGTACGCCTCGGAAGGCGTCGTGCCGCCCACGACCGGCGCCCCGCGTGGCGTGCTGGTCAACCGGACGGTCTGA
- a CDS encoding rod-binding protein has protein sequence MIDPIAARARMNVATAAPTPPVIDQATDQKLRETAKQLEGLFVQQLFKAMRETVPQQDGIVSASAGEDMFTGLLDQHLAAETPSQWEGGLAESVYRQLRGRVAASSSQSPSSNTTR, from the coding sequence ATGATCGATCCCATCGCAGCCCGCGCCCGCATGAATGTCGCCACCGCGGCGCCCACGCCGCCGGTCATTGACCAGGCCACCGACCAGAAGCTGCGCGAGACCGCCAAGCAGCTCGAGGGGCTGTTTGTGCAACAACTGTTCAAGGCGATGCGCGAAACCGTTCCACAGCAGGACGGAATCGTTTCAGCCAGCGCCGGAGAAGACATGTTCACGGGACTATTGGATCAGCACCTAGCTGCCGAAACTCCAAGCCAATGGGAAGGCGGTCTCGCCGAGTCGGTCTATCGCCAGTTACGGGGTCGCGTCGCGGCCTCGTCTTCCCAGTCGCCTTCAAGCAACACCACCCGCTGA
- a CDS encoding flagellar basal body P-ring protein FlgI, giving the protein MTASLLLSLLTPMLAHYTTRLAKALVRTVVAASVLLLLMPTTASAQNDIKIRDLTSAEGALPVRLVGYGLAVGLDNTGDRAIGGQTGGPTVQSVINILRRFNVEVPADLIRMRNVAAVLVTAEVSPFLRAGGRFEVQVSSMGDARSLRGGTLFMTPLVADPNGPPLASAQGSMLISQGGSTTRYQPTHETAARIPTGGVLEADLPRPTIAANSRLLLREPDLGTAMRIATAINGAMGEKTATVEDEGSVMVTLPDSVQKPVAMAKIRDLAIAPEARPRIIIDGRDGTVVAGGDMVVGAATVSHGAITLAIGNLAPNDTAAIPGSVRLPAGIAVQRVASALHAVQTPASEIAAIFAALREVGAVTAEIIVR; this is encoded by the coding sequence GTGACCGCGTCGCTTTTGCTCTCTCTGCTTACGCCCATGCTCGCCCACTACACCACGCGTCTCGCGAAGGCCCTCGTGCGTACCGTCGTTGCCGCCTCCGTCCTGTTGCTGCTCATGCCCACCACGGCGAGCGCCCAGAATGACATCAAAATCCGCGACCTCACGTCAGCCGAGGGCGCCCTCCCGGTACGCCTGGTGGGCTATGGGCTGGCGGTGGGACTCGACAACACGGGCGACCGCGCGATTGGCGGTCAGACCGGCGGCCCCACGGTGCAGAGCGTGATCAACATTCTGCGTCGTTTCAACGTGGAAGTGCCGGCCGATCTGATCCGCATGCGCAACGTGGCCGCAGTGCTGGTAACCGCTGAGGTCTCCCCCTTCCTGCGCGCCGGTGGCCGCTTTGAGGTGCAGGTCTCCAGCATGGGTGATGCCCGGTCGCTCCGCGGCGGGACACTGTTTATGACGCCGCTGGTCGCCGACCCCAATGGGCCGCCCCTCGCCTCGGCGCAGGGCTCCATGCTGATCAGCCAGGGCGGCTCCACCACCCGCTACCAGCCCACGCACGAAACCGCCGCCCGTATTCCCACCGGTGGTGTGCTCGAAGCCGATCTGCCACGCCCCACCATTGCCGCCAACTCCCGGCTGCTGCTGCGCGAACCGGATCTCGGGACCGCCATGCGCATCGCCACCGCCATCAACGGCGCCATGGGTGAAAAGACGGCAACCGTGGAAGACGAAGGCTCGGTGATGGTCACGCTTCCCGACTCGGTGCAGAAGCCGGTCGCAATGGCGAAGATCCGCGATCTCGCGATTGCACCTGAGGCACGACCGCGCATCATCATTGATGGCCGCGACGGCACGGTGGTAGCCGGTGGCGACATGGTGGTCGGGGCCGCCACCGTGAGCCACGGCGCCATTACCCTCGCCATTGGCAATCTCGCGCCAAACGACACTGCCGCCATTCCCGGAAGTGTACGCCTCCCCGCCGGGATTGCGGTGCAGCGCGTCGCCTCGGCGCTGCACGCCGTGCAGACTCCCGCCAGCGAAATCGCCGCCATCTTCGCCGCCCTGCGGGAAGTGGGCGCCGTGACCGCCGAGATCATCGTCCGATGA
- a CDS encoding flagellar basal body L-ring protein FlgH translates to MSRQRLTSRLLTPLALVLWPAALIAQAAPPATGAVPPATASATPASGAAATTATSAIPVRNGWVSDRRQFAVGDIITVLVDDYTISTAVKENTAQDTRNRGFGLSARLPSSSQNVNIDARNSADQTQRGQARRENRFQNEMSVRVVAMGANGLLQVKGTKKIDVDKAMQDIVFTGWVRAQDVSVSNVVESSRVADVQLGYASPGPLGKPKQGIVSKVLGIVWP, encoded by the coding sequence ATGTCCCGTCAGCGTCTTACCTCACGGCTGCTCACTCCACTGGCCCTCGTGCTCTGGCCTGCGGCGCTCATTGCGCAGGCCGCACCACCGGCTACGGGCGCGGTTCCGCCCGCCACGGCCAGCGCGACGCCCGCCTCCGGCGCCGCTGCAACGACCGCGACATCGGCCATTCCTGTGCGCAACGGCTGGGTGTCCGACCGTCGCCAGTTCGCGGTAGGCGACATCATCACGGTGCTGGTGGATGACTATACCATCAGTACGGCGGTGAAAGAAAATACCGCGCAGGATACCCGCAATCGCGGCTTCGGGCTCAGTGCACGTCTGCCGTCGTCCTCGCAGAACGTCAACATCGACGCCCGCAACTCGGCCGATCAGACGCAGCGGGGACAGGCCCGTCGTGAGAATCGCTTTCAGAACGAGATGAGCGTCCGCGTGGTGGCCATGGGCGCCAACGGCCTGCTGCAGGTCAAGGGGACCAAGAAGATCGACGTGGACAAGGCCATGCAGGACATCGTCTTCACCGGCTGGGTGCGCGCGCAGGATGTCTCCGTCTCCAACGTGGTCGAGTCCAGCCGCGTGGCCGATGTCCAACTCGGCTATGCCTCGCCGGGACCGCTCGGCAAACCCAAGCAGGGCATCGTGAGCAAGGTGCTCGGGATCGTGTGGCCGTGA
- the flgA gene encoding flagellar basal body P-ring formation chaperone FlgA has translation MSFVSRHLVALGALLVLPFVLHAQTAAATPLKSDQRRVSLTVATRALARGEALQLTDIAVVDTIITWRWNGQSPDTTRALPGWVTRRPIMAGEVLRAPAVSPAPLIESGATVKAIWQDGPITLVINGVATNTATAGAPVGVRINRTRRLDGVAIAPNTVRLR, from the coding sequence ATGTCGTTCGTGTCCCGGCATCTGGTGGCGCTTGGCGCTCTGCTGGTACTGCCGTTCGTGCTGCACGCACAGACGGCGGCGGCAACGCCGCTCAAGAGCGATCAGCGTCGCGTATCGCTCACCGTGGCCACGCGCGCGTTGGCGCGCGGCGAAGCGCTGCAGCTCACCGACATTGCGGTCGTGGACACGATCATCACCTGGCGCTGGAACGGCCAGTCGCCCGACACCACCCGCGCGTTGCCGGGGTGGGTCACCCGTCGCCCGATCATGGCCGGCGAAGTGCTTCGCGCACCCGCCGTGTCGCCAGCGCCACTCATCGAGAGTGGCGCCACGGTCAAAGCCATTTGGCAGGATGGTCCGATCACGTTGGTCATCAACGGTGTCGCGACCAACACCGCCACCGCCGGCGCCCCGGTGGGCGTCCGCATCAATCGTACTCGCCGGCTTGATGGCGTTGCCATTGCGCCGAACACTGTTCGCCTCCGCTGA
- the flgG gene encoding flagellar basal-body rod protein FlgG produces MDPALRAAATGMMAQQTRTEVIANNLANVNTAGFKRSRAQFEDLLYQTIQGTQVIGGTEAETLPAIQVGRGTRLSGVQRLHEQGPIEQTGRNLDVAIEGEGFFQVQLPNGELGYTRDGSFQISDQGVLVTGAGYTIQPPVRIPGDGTELTISNTGVVSVRRGNEIMPTEIGRIELARFANPSGLLNLGQNLLAPTTASGQPVVGFPNDEGMGRLQQGSLEGSNVEIVQEMVEMIAAQRAYEINSKSIKTADEMGQIANNIVN; encoded by the coding sequence ATGGATCCAGCACTTCGCGCCGCCGCTACCGGCATGATGGCGCAGCAGACCCGTACCGAAGTCATTGCCAACAATCTTGCCAACGTGAACACGGCCGGCTTCAAGCGCAGCCGAGCCCAGTTCGAAGACCTGCTCTACCAGACCATTCAGGGCACCCAGGTCATTGGCGGCACGGAAGCCGAAACGCTTCCGGCCATTCAAGTGGGCCGTGGCACGCGCCTCTCGGGCGTGCAGCGCCTGCACGAACAAGGCCCCATTGAACAGACGGGGCGCAATCTCGACGTGGCCATTGAAGGCGAAGGCTTCTTCCAGGTGCAGCTCCCCAACGGCGAGCTGGGCTACACGCGCGACGGCAGCTTCCAGATCAGCGATCAGGGGGTGCTGGTCACCGGCGCCGGCTACACCATTCAGCCGCCCGTGCGCATTCCGGGCGACGGCACCGAACTCACGATCTCCAATACGGGTGTCGTCAGCGTGCGCCGTGGCAATGAGATCATGCCCACCGAAATCGGTCGCATCGAACTGGCGCGCTTTGCCAACCCGAGCGGTCTGCTCAACCTCGGCCAGAATCTGCTCGCGCCCACGACGGCGTCAGGGCAGCCGGTGGTGGGCTTCCCGAACGACGAAGGCATGGGACGCTTGCAGCAAGGCAGCCTCGAAGGCTCGAACGTCGAGATCGTCCAGGAAATGGTGGAGATGATTGCGGCGCAACGCGCCTACGAAATCAACTCCAAGTCCATCAAGACGGCCGACGAGATGGGTCAGATCGCCAACAACATCGTGAACTGA
- a CDS encoding flagellar hook-basal body protein has translation MSSAASALQMLERRQAVLANNLANASTKGFKAETAFSRLMGNALAATDTAVNLTPGTLTQTHNPFDLAVNGDGFFVVQTPNGERLVRNGSFQLNAERQLVDEKGNPVLGDGGAISIPPGQVEINKAGLIEVNGKPLTRLRVETVASGADLQHEGGTMFVPDATRKAIAPEDRDIKQGFLEESNVNALTAMTDMLSVLHRYQAAQKTLSTIDAARGIAVNDLAKPV, from the coding sequence ATGAGCAGTGCCGCTTCCGCGCTCCAGATGCTGGAACGCAGACAGGCCGTGCTCGCCAACAATCTCGCCAACGCCTCCACCAAGGGCTTCAAGGCGGAAACCGCCTTCTCGCGCCTCATGGGCAATGCGCTGGCGGCCACTGATACGGCGGTCAACCTCACGCCGGGGACGCTCACCCAGACGCACAACCCGTTCGACCTCGCGGTCAACGGCGACGGCTTCTTCGTGGTGCAGACCCCGAATGGTGAACGCCTCGTGCGCAACGGCAGCTTCCAGTTGAACGCCGAACGGCAGCTCGTGGATGAAAAGGGGAACCCCGTGCTGGGCGACGGCGGAGCCATCTCCATCCCGCCGGGACAGGTTGAGATCAACAAGGCCGGCCTCATCGAAGTGAATGGCAAGCCGCTCACGCGGCTGCGCGTCGAAACGGTGGCCAGCGGCGCGGATCTCCAGCACGAAGGGGGCACGATGTTCGTCCCCGATGCGACCCGGAAGGCCATCGCCCCTGAGGATCGTGATATCAAACAGGGCTTCCTCGAGGAATCGAATGTGAATGCCCTCACGGCGATGACCGACATGCTGAGCGTGTTGCATCGCTACCAGGCAGCCCAGAAGACCCTGTCCACGATTGACGCGGCGCGCGGGATTGCCGTGAACGACCTCGCCAAGCCCGTCTAA
- a CDS encoding sigma-70 family RNA polymerase sigma factor yields the protein MTLATPSASTAMNAKLWQSYQAGNQVARDRLLEEHLGLVHHVARQVSRTLAVRADFDELVSAGTIGLMTALEGFDATRGLAFSTFAAPRIRGAILDELRKQDHVPRSIRRKTREITAAREAYQRVHGHAPEDRELAEQLGVDLDTLWRWQADVEGAHHIPLDRAPGDRENTSPVPAETLTSELDGDVEESLTHEQEVSHLKDAILRLKEQERVVLSLYYFEELKLHEIAKVLELTESRVSQIRSKALSKLRVELKPLRDV from the coding sequence GTGACCCTCGCTACTCCTTCAGCATCCACCGCCATGAATGCGAAGCTCTGGCAGTCGTACCAGGCCGGCAATCAGGTCGCCCGCGACCGTCTGCTGGAAGAACATCTGGGCCTTGTGCACCACGTCGCGCGGCAGGTATCGCGCACGCTGGCGGTGCGGGCGGACTTTGATGAACTGGTCAGCGCCGGCACCATTGGCCTCATGACCGCACTGGAAGGATTTGACGCGACGCGCGGTCTGGCGTTCAGCACGTTTGCCGCCCCGCGCATTCGCGGGGCCATTCTCGATGAGCTGCGCAAGCAGGATCACGTGCCGCGCTCCATCCGCCGCAAGACGCGCGAGATCACGGCCGCCCGTGAGGCCTACCAGCGCGTCCATGGACACGCGCCGGAAGATCGCGAACTCGCCGAACAGCTGGGCGTGGATCTCGATACGCTCTGGCGCTGGCAGGCCGACGTGGAAGGCGCCCACCACATTCCGCTCGATCGGGCCCCGGGTGACCGCGAGAATACGTCGCCCGTGCCGGCCGAGACGCTCACCAGCGAACTCGATGGTGACGTGGAAGAGTCGCTGACCCACGAGCAGGAAGTGTCGCACCTCAAAGACGCCATTCTCCGTCTCAAGGAGCAGGAGCGGGTGGTGCTGTCGCTCTACTACTTCGAAGAGCTCAAGCTGCACGAGATCGCCAAGGTGCTCGAACTCACCGAGTCACGGGTGTCGCAGATTCGCAGCAAGGCGCTGAGCAAGCTGCGCGTGGAGCTCAAGCCGCTCCGTGACGTCTGA
- a CDS encoding MinD/ParA family ATP-binding protein: protein MSAQLMSPPRGVATLSQADAVRAARTARGAEGGGTPTLLIASGRGGSGTTLLSALLAVSAAGEGKRVLLVDADDFVGPLALTLGVVPRASWTDLRGGRATSQDVATPVSATLTLVAGGAPRLAGDTSSTPMNAVERKACMRRVSALAEQMDLVVVDCGARLETVLGAIAPHADERLVAVSAGSDPVGLAATYALCKAVVQRHSALPVDVLVNRHEGSDAARCYDAIDAGARQFLGLTLRLAGAIPADPTLDAALRAGMPFPDAAAGSPAAIAAHDVVMRVLAARPLSRSGA from the coding sequence ATGTCTGCGCAGCTCATGTCTCCGCCACGTGGGGTTGCAACGCTCTCACAGGCCGATGCCGTCCGTGCCGCACGCACGGCGCGCGGCGCCGAAGGGGGTGGTACGCCCACGTTGCTCATCGCCAGCGGACGCGGCGGGTCGGGGACCACGTTGCTGTCAGCGTTACTGGCCGTGAGCGCGGCCGGTGAAGGTAAGCGCGTGTTGCTGGTGGACGCCGATGATTTTGTAGGACCGTTGGCCCTGACCCTTGGCGTCGTGCCACGGGCCAGCTGGACGGATTTGCGTGGCGGTCGCGCCACGTCGCAGGATGTCGCCACCCCCGTGAGCGCGACGCTCACGTTGGTTGCCGGCGGTGCGCCAAGACTCGCTGGTGACACGTCTTCCACACCCATGAATGCGGTGGAGCGAAAGGCGTGCATGCGTCGGGTCAGTGCCCTCGCCGAGCAAATGGACCTTGTGGTGGTGGACTGTGGGGCCCGTTTGGAAACGGTGCTGGGCGCGATCGCGCCTCACGCCGATGAACGACTCGTGGCGGTGTCTGCCGGCAGTGATCCGGTAGGACTCGCGGCGACCTACGCACTGTGTAAGGCCGTGGTGCAGCGGCACAGTGCCCTTCCCGTGGACGTGCTCGTCAATCGGCATGAAGGCAGCGACGCCGCTCGCTGCTACGACGCCATCGACGCCGGTGCCCGTCAGTTCCTGGGACTCACACTGCGCCTGGCCGGAGCCATTCCGGCCGACCCCACACTCGATGCTGCGCTCCGCGCCGGGATGCCCTTCCCCGATGCGGCTGCCGGATCGCCAGCGGCCATCGCTGCTCACGATGTCGTGATGCGCGTATTGGCGGCTCGCCCCCTCTCCCGTTCCGGAGCTTGA
- the flhA gene encoding flagellar biosynthesis protein FlhA, whose product MTTSALPAPVALKGKVAEFALALVVVTILALIIVPLPPTLLDLFLAASIGSSLVVLLVALQTTNPLDFSSFPALLLLLTLFRIGLNVSSTRLILTEAHAGKVIESFGQFVIGGNYAVGIVIFLILIGINFIVITKGAGRIAEVAARFTLDAMPGKQMAIDADLSAGLIDEKDARIRRDEIARTADFYGAMDGASKYVKGDAILGILVVIVNIVGGIFIGVIQRGMDIGKAASTYTLLTVGDGLVSQVPALIISTAAGLMVTAATSSEKMGSALSTQLGSQPRAMWMVAGVLLAFSLIPGLPMFPFLAMAAGAATLAKVSEKKVKEREALSLVMTPTTGEITEAPAAPDPMHDLLQIDPIELEVGYALIPLVDEGQGGDLLERISLLRKQAALELGILVPPIRIRDDIRLPANEYVIKLRGSEVARAEVLPRFMMALNTGGVVAEIDGMETIDPSFGMPARWVAAARRAEAEALGYVVVEPTTVVATHLLETLKGSAAELLGRQEVQEMVETLKKSHPALVEEIIPGKVSLSVLHRVLQRLLRERVPIRDLVTILEAIGDGAEATKDPEALTEVVRKSLTNVIARLFADQTGTVRGITIGSRLESALLGLFSPRNSQPNAPVLTPESLAAMLRDLNNLATTYAVDGRPMPLITPPSLRVGVRRLIEPVLPSLPVVSLAELPAQITLSSVATWEMPNA is encoded by the coding sequence ATGACCACCTCCGCCCTGCCCGCCCCGGTCGCCCTCAAGGGCAAGGTCGCCGAGTTCGCCCTCGCGCTGGTCGTCGTCACGATCCTGGCGCTGATCATCGTGCCGTTGCCGCCTACGCTCCTCGATCTGTTTCTCGCAGCATCCATCGGCTCGTCGTTGGTCGTCCTGCTGGTGGCGCTACAAACCACCAATCCGCTGGACTTCAGCAGCTTCCCGGCGTTGCTGCTGCTGCTGACGCTCTTCCGCATTGGGCTCAACGTCTCGTCCACGCGCCTCATTCTCACGGAAGCGCACGCGGGTAAGGTCATCGAGTCGTTTGGGCAGTTCGTTATCGGCGGCAACTACGCCGTCGGTATTGTCATCTTTCTCATTCTGATCGGCATCAACTTCATCGTCATCACCAAGGGTGCCGGGCGTATTGCCGAAGTGGCGGCGCGCTTCACCCTCGATGCGATGCCCGGCAAGCAGATGGCCATTGACGCCGATCTGTCGGCCGGCCTGATCGACGAAAAGGATGCGCGCATCCGTCGTGACGAAATTGCCCGCACCGCCGACTTCTATGGCGCGATGGACGGCGCCTCCAAGTATGTGAAGGGCGACGCGATTCTCGGCATCCTCGTGGTGATCGTGAACATCGTGGGTGGCATCTTCATCGGTGTCATCCAGCGTGGCATGGACATCGGCAAGGCGGCCAGCACGTACACCCTCCTCACCGTGGGTGATGGCCTGGTGTCGCAGGTGCCGGCGCTCATCATCTCCACGGCGGCCGGTCTCATGGTCACCGCGGCCACGAGCAGTGAGAAGATGGGGTCCGCGCTCAGCACGCAGCTGGGATCGCAGCCACGCGCCATGTGGATGGTGGCCGGTGTGCTGTTGGCGTTCTCGCTCATCCCTGGCCTGCCCATGTTTCCGTTCCTCGCCATGGCCGCCGGTGCGGCGACGCTGGCCAAGGTGTCGGAAAAGAAAGTGAAGGAACGTGAAGCGCTGTCGCTCGTGATGACGCCGACCACCGGCGAAATCACGGAAGCGCCAGCCGCCCCCGATCCCATGCATGATCTGCTGCAGATCGATCCCATCGAACTGGAAGTGGGCTACGCGCTCATTCCGCTCGTGGATGAAGGTCAGGGCGGCGATCTGCTGGAGCGCATCTCACTGTTGCGCAAACAGGCTGCGCTGGAGTTGGGCATTCTGGTACCGCCCATTCGCATTCGCGACGACATCCGTTTGCCGGCCAACGAATACGTGATCAAGCTGCGCGGCTCCGAAGTGGCGCGCGCCGAAGTGCTGCCGCGCTTCATGATGGCCCTGAACACCGGCGGCGTCGTGGCCGAGATCGACGGCATGGAAACCATTGATCCGTCGTTTGGCATGCCGGCGCGGTGGGTGGCCGCCGCGCGCCGTGCTGAAGCCGAAGCGCTGGGCTATGTCGTGGTGGAACCCACCACGGTGGTGGCAACGCACCTGCTGGAAACGCTCAAGGGTAGCGCCGCCGAATTGCTGGGGCGCCAGGAAGTGCAGGAGATGGTGGAGACGCTCAAGAAATCGCACCCGGCGCTGGTGGAAGAAATCATCCCCGGCAAGGTGTCGCTCAGTGTGCTGCATCGCGTGTTGCAGCGCCTGCTGCGCGAGCGCGTGCCCATTCGCGATCTCGTCACGATTCTCGAAGCCATTGGCGACGGCGCGGAAGCTACCAAGGATCCGGAAGCGCTCACCGAAGTGGTGCGCAAGTCGCTCACCAACGTCATTGCGCGGCTCTTTGCCGACCAGACGGGCACCGTACGCGGCATCACGATTGGCTCGCGACTGGAAAGTGCGTTGCTGGGGCTCTTCTCACCGCGCAACTCGCAGCCCAACGCGCCGGTGCTCACCCCCGAATCGCTGGCCGCCATGCTGCGCGACCTCAACAACCTCGCCACCACCTACGCCGTGGATGGTCGCCCCATGCCGCTCATCACCCCGCCGTCACTGCGCGTGGGTGTGCGCCGCCTCATTGAACCGGTGCTGCCCAGCCTGCCCGTGGTCTCGCTCGCCGAGCTCCCCGCGCAGATCACCCTGAGCAGTGTTGCAACCTGGGAGATGCCCAATGCCTAA
- a CDS encoding EscU/YscU/HrcU family type III secretion system export apparatus switch protein translates to MADNDSGEKTEEPTGKKLEDAREKGQIAKSPEFVTAAFLLGSLMVFSFAWPPLWRFLMDTMGGTLSQAGDASHDGPGLITYLQVMSFRVIVATVGAMASLAVIAIGVQAMQTGGLITTKTLEPKFSRLNPLSNVGRLIGTQGWIEMAKALLKMTIVSYAVYATLSEAWPDIQGLALNTSPMSLMELMQKYGYALMKNAGMMFLVLALADYGWMRWKTNEDLKMTKQEVKEEGKAQEGNAEVKGRRRALARERIRRAMFSAVKTADVVVVNPVHIAIAIKYDPAVAPAPYIVALGERKIAQRIKELAFQHGVPVIENKPLARAMIKVAKVGTMIPVEMYLAVAEVLAFVMRQRERFGSKWRGTVAA, encoded by the coding sequence ATGGCCGACAACGACTCCGGCGAAAAAACAGAGGAACCTACTGGTAAAAAACTCGAGGACGCCCGCGAGAAAGGACAGATCGCGAAGAGCCCCGAGTTCGTCACCGCCGCGTTCCTGCTCGGCTCCCTCATGGTGTTCTCGTTCGCCTGGCCACCGCTCTGGCGCTTCCTCATGGATACCATGGGCGGCACGCTGTCGCAGGCCGGTGACGCCTCGCACGATGGCCCGGGGCTCATCACCTACCTGCAGGTCATGAGCTTCCGTGTGATCGTGGCGACCGTTGGCGCCATGGCATCACTCGCCGTGATCGCCATTGGCGTACAGGCCATGCAGACCGGTGGTCTGATCACCACGAAGACACTCGAACCCAAGTTCAGCCGTCTCAATCCCCTCAGCAACGTGGGCCGCCTGATCGGTACGCAGGGGTGGATCGAGATGGCCAAGGCGCTGCTCAAGATGACCATCGTGAGCTACGCCGTATACGCCACGCTCTCCGAGGCGTGGCCTGACATTCAGGGGCTGGCGCTCAACACCTCGCCCATGTCGCTCATGGAGCTCATGCAGAAGTACGGATACGCGCTCATGAAGAACGCGGGCATGATGTTCCTGGTCCTCGCGCTCGCCGACTACGGCTGGATGCGCTGGAAGACCAATGAAGACCTGAAGATGACCAAGCAGGAAGTGAAGGAAGAGGGCAAGGCGCAGGAAGGCAATGCCGAAGTGAAAGGGCGCCGTCGGGCCCTCGCTCGCGAGCGTATCCGCCGCGCCATGTTCTCCGCCGTGAAAACCGCCGACGTCGTCGTGGTAAACCCGGTGCACATCGCCATCGCCATCAAGTACGACCCGGCCGTCGCGCCGGCGCCGTACATCGTCGCGCTGGGCGAACGTAAAATCGCCCAGCGCATCAAGGAGCTCGCGTTTCAGCACGGGGTCCCCGTGATCGAGAACAAGCCCCTCGCCCGCGCCATGATCAAAGTCGCCAAAGTGGGAACCATGATTCCGGTGGAGATGTACCTCGCCGTTGCCGAAGTGCTGGCCTTCGTCATGCGCCAGCGTGAACGGTTTGGCAGCAAGTGGCGCGGCACGGTGGCCGCATGA
- a CDS encoding flagellar biosynthetic protein FliR, whose protein sequence is MNSPIFGLPDFFAPGVATALVLTALRVGGLLLVAPAWSAKSVPMRLRTALLVIFSVMLLPSALETANRAQLAITPATFLTETAVGFALGFAAAVVVAGAEFAGELATNTIGLSGAAIFDPVNNTQGALLASFMQLLTITLLLIAGGHILMLQAVSRSFAVMPLGAPLALDQGFLQLVKAGTTIFASGMQFAAPVIAAVLLTNLALAVLGRAAPQLQVMSLAFPLQIGIGLLTFAGSLGLVVQALGEWTTGYGLTVDSFVRAAQLAPELAGRR, encoded by the coding sequence GTGAACTCGCCGATTTTCGGTCTCCCCGACTTCTTCGCTCCCGGTGTCGCCACAGCCCTCGTGCTGACGGCGTTGCGGGTGGGCGGACTGTTGCTCGTGGCGCCCGCCTGGTCGGCCAAGTCGGTCCCGATGCGGCTGCGTACCGCGCTGCTCGTGATCTTCTCCGTCATGCTGCTCCCCAGCGCGCTGGAAACCGCCAACCGCGCGCAGCTCGCCATTACGCCGGCCACGTTCCTCACCGAAACCGCGGTCGGGTTCGCCCTGGGCTTCGCCGCCGCCGTGGTGGTGGCCGGCGCGGAATTCGCCGGCGAACTGGCCACCAACACCATCGGCCTCTCCGGCGCCGCGATCTTCGATCCGGTGAACAACACGCAGGGTGCGTTGCTCGCGTCGTTCATGCAGCTGCTCACGATCACCCTGCTGCTCATTGCCGGCGGGCACATCCTCATGTTGCAGGCCGTGTCGCGCAGCTTCGCGGTCATGCCGCTGGGCGCCCCGCTCGCCCTCGACCAGGGCTTCCTGCAGTTGGTCAAAGCGGGCACCACGATCTTTGCCAGCGGCATGCAGTTCGCGGCGCCCGTCATTGCCGCAGTCCTGCTCACCAACCTCGCGCTGGCCGTCCTCGGTCGCGCGGCGCCGCAGCTGCAGGTCATGAGCCTGGCCTTTCCGCTGCAAATCGGCATTGGTCTGCTCACCTTTGCCGGCTCGCTCGGACTGGTTGTGCAGGCGCTGGGTGAATGGACCACCGGTTATGGCCTCACCGTAGACTCTTTTGTTCGGGCGGCGCAGTTGGCCCCTGAGCTGGCGGGGAGGCGCTAA